ATACGTTTCTCTTATTTTGATTTCTCTTAAAAACATCTCATTAAAATTCGTTTGAGGGTTGTCTTCCAATAGTGCAATCATGTGAGAAAGCATTTTTTCCTTATTTATGTTTTCTTTATGTGTAACAATAAATCGATCTTCGCTAAAACAATTATAGAAAACATATTCATTCTGAATATTTTCGTATTTATGGTCACTATTACTTAATTTTCTTTTATTATCTGTCTTTATATTTACAAATTTTTTTATATTTCTAATATCAGAGTCATTTATGATAACGCTTACATTTATAACCGGAACAGGTAAGTAAAGACCGTCAACATTTATAGAAGAGATCACTAAATCTACTTCATTTAAAACCTTCTTATCCAACTCATAATAGCTAATAACTTTACTTATGGATAAGGCATTTCCAAACTCACGTTCCAATCGGTTCTTCATAACTTGTGCACTACCAACACCAGTGGCACACATAATAAGCACGCGTATTTTTTGACTATTAGAATATCTTTCCATCGCCGCTATCATGTGTAAAGTTACATATGACCATTCATTATCGTTAATGGGGTAGTCTAAAATATCAGCTATCGATTGGAAGCTCTTTTTTGTTATTGCTAATTCTTCACTGTAGTATTTTTCAACATCGCGTAGTACTGGATTGGAAATTTCTATTTGATTTTGTAAACGAATTAATAATTGATTAAAGTGATCAACTAGCCCCTTATAAAGTATGGAATCATTTTGTATCCTTCCATTCACTAATTCAGAAAAATTATTAATAGCTGTTTTTATTTCTTTATCAACTTCCGTATTTTTGATGCTTAATTTTTTATTATTCCTTGAAATTAGGTGAATAGATATATACTCAGCTTCAACTTCCGGTATACGAATATCTGGAAAGGATCTTACTAAACGATCATATATATTTTTTGCTACCTGATAATTTTTTCCTTGCTTATCTAAATCATCAAGTAAATGTCTCATAAGCGTATTTCCATTCCTTAATCTTTGAACCATTAAGGCAATATGAACAATTGAATTTTCAATGACAAAGTCTGATACGTATAAGTCTGCATTACGTATCTCATCTAGTACGATAACTGTTATTTCTCCCAGATTAATCGAAGAATCAAAAACTGTATTCTGTAAATTAATCATAAAAGATGAATTAAATTTTCTAGAGAAGAAATAATCTATTAGAAATTGCCTTTGTTTTAATTCACTCCCCCTTATTTCTAACCCTTTTTTTGTGTTAACAACGCTTATGTCGTACTCGGCTAGTAAAGAACGAATATCAGCAATCAATTTAAACACTACTGTTGAACTAATATGAAGGTCTTGCTCAATCTCATTCCTTTTTAAAATCACGCTTTCTAAAAACAACTTATTAATGATATATTTTTTTCGATCGAAATTATCATCAACATTGGTCGCTATTTTATAATCAGCGTGTTTCTTAGTTTCTCGTTCACGAAATTCAGCAAAAATAACTGGTTGAGTAATGACTAGCTGATAGCCATTACCCTGTTTGGCTTGAATTTCTGCTCCATGACCTTTAAGACTACTCTTTAAAAAATTAGTGTATTTACGAATAGTTTTATCAGATGCACCTATTAACATGGCCATTTCTTGGCTACTAGTATATTGATTCCTGTCTTTCCATAAAATTTTCAGGATTTCCCACTCCTTTTTTCTTAAAATGAGTATCATCTCCTAAAATATACTTACATCTATTTTTAGCTATTCCATTCATTTAATATCATTTCCCATATCAAACTTAAAATTAGCCCATGGCTTTAGATTTTCAAGTAATGGAATATAATCACTATCTATTTGTCCGACGATATTAGTCTTATCAGATACTTCAAAAGGAGTTAGGGCGATTTGAAGTTCTCCTTTATATCGTTTATAAAGGTTATTATCAATCATGATGTCCCCCTTATGTACCTGTTTTGATTGCTTGATCGGTTTGATATCTGAATTCGCATATTTGACACGACTATTACTCGAACGAATCACATAATGGGAAATATCTCCGCGATAAACATGCATTGATTCCACAATTTCTTTTTCTATAGGAGAAATATCATTTAGCAATTGAGCCTGAAAAGTAACCGGTTTTTCAACTGCTTCACTTAGAAGTTTCATCTCTTCTTCACTCATAAATTGGTTGGCAACAATGACATTATCTATATTTCCTAAAGCCTTGAAATAATTAATTTGGTAATTTAAATTTTTATATCTATGATCTTCTAAAGTACATAATCCTTCGGCTAAAGGCCACGGCCCCTCATTACTACATGGGGAATTAACAAATGCAGATGTTTCAACCTCATAATCTCTAAAAAATTTAGTCATCTCTTTAAAATGTCTTTCTGATAAACCTGTATATCTTTTAGGATAAAAATTGTGACTTCCTGTAATATTATTCTTATCAGCACCCATCTCTATTAATTCTCTTAAAATTTCTGGATGAGTTGACATATTTAATTCAATTTTGACTCCATGATTATTATGTGTGAGCTCTGCGAGGTATTTTAAGGATGGAGCTTCATCTAAACGAATGATATTAATTCCATAGTTATTCAACTTCCCTATTAAATCTTCACTCCACCCAAGTCTATTTAAAACATCTGGATTAACATCTGCAACAACTTGAAAGTCTTCATTATTTAAAAACTCCAAAATTTTTTGGTACTTAGTAAAAGTTTCTGCATCGTTTATTTGTAGTAGAGAAATAAATATTCTTTTAAATCCAAATTTTTTTAACTTGGTTAAGTACTTTTCAATAGTCGAATAGTCATGGTACTCTGGATAAATTGCACATCCCAGCTTCATTGTATACGCCTACTCCTCAAATCCGTTATTTTCGCTTAGTTGTTTAAACCATTCACCTGATTTTTTTACAATCCTATTCTGTGTTTTTAAATCTAATTCAATGAGGCCATATCTATTTTTATACGCATTCAGCCAGGACCAACAATCGATAAATGTCCAAAGCAAATAACCTTTGCAATTAGCCCCCTCTTGGATAGCACTATGCAGTTTTTTCAAGTGCCCCTGAATAAACTCTATTCTATAATCGTCTTGGATTTGCCCATCAACTCTAAATCTATCCTCATCCTCAACTCCCATACCATTTTCAGTCAGAATCCAAGGGATATTGCCGTAATTATTTTTTATGTTAATAGCAATATCATAGACTCCCTGTTCATATATTTCCCATCCGCGGTAGGGGTTAAATTTTCTACCTGGCATTTCATAAGTATCATAATAATATTCAGGGCTAAAGGGCGCATCGCTATTTCTAACATTTACTGGCGCTTTTACCCTCAGTGGTTGATAATAGTTAACTCCTAAATAATCTACAGTATTTTCTGAAATGATTTTTAAGTCTTCTTTGTTGTAACTTGGAAGTAAATTATGTTCTTCTAATAATTCAATGAGTTCTCTTGGATACTCACCTTTAACCGATGGATCTAAAAAGCTTTTAGCTTGGAAGAGTTCAGCTATATTAGCAGCCTTTTTATCATAAGGGTGATCACTCCGCGGATATGCAGGAGTTAAATTTAAAACAATCCCAATCTTAATATTTTTATTAAAATCATGAGCTGACTTAACAGCTAACGAACTAGCTAATTGAGTATGATAAGCTACCTGTACTGCAGCTTGGGGATCGACTTTACAAGGATAGTGATATTGATTTAAATAGCCACACTCAACATGCACAATTGGTTCATTAAAAGTAATCCAATAATCAACATAATCATTAAATAACTCAATACAAGTTTGAGCATAATTTTGATAGGCGTAGACTACTTCTCTATTTTCCCAGCCACCAATCTTTTGTAGTTCCATTGGCATATCAAAATGATATAAATTAACCATTAATTGAATGTCCTCATTTTTTACTCTTTGGAAGACATCCTTGTAGAATTTGACGGCTTCTTCATTGATATCACCTGTTCCATTAGGAAATAGTCGTGCCCATTGGATGGAGGTCCTAAAAATTGTATGACCTGTTTTCTTTAGTAACTTTATATCAGATTTATAATTTTTATAAAATGTAGAAGTTTCACCCGGCCCAATTTCATTATGAAATTTAAACGGTTCTATTTTATACCAATAGTCCCATATATTATCTCCCTTGCCGTCTCCTGCTTCTCTACCTTCACTTTGAGGACCCGATGTTGAACTTCCCCATAAAAAATCTTTTGGAAACTTAATCATTCTAAGACTCCTTTCTATATTGATAAGGAAATAACTCTTTTTACATTATACTATTTATATTAAGCGCTTACATTTTAACATTTTCCTTAGCGATACGGAAATGTGCTGATGATAATTATTATATTTTTAATAAAAATTAAAACTTGATCGTTTTTGAACAAAGTCATTTCTTATAAGTTTATTAGATACTATTATTTAATTATTAATAGCTAAAATTATAGTAAAGATTAAAAATTGCTATGGATATCATATATTATATAAACTATATAATGGATAGGAATGCTACTATATGCTTTTAATAAAAATTCCCCTAAGTTAGAACATCAAGTCCAACTTAAGGGAAACTATATTGTTTATTTTTATAGGATAATAAATTCTATTTTATTCAACAATCTGACTTAACAAACTTTTCGCTTCTTGAAGTCTTCTTTCAAAAGCTTCCATATCATTATCTTCTAGCTGGTTACGAACCCTGATCTTCCCTTCTTCATATTCTCCCGAAGTGATCATAATTTCAGCAGGATAATCAGCATAAGCAGTTTCAGATTTTCCTAGTAAATCGATTCGATCAGTTAAATCAAGATAAGAATCGGAAATCACCGAAAGATTTCCCGAACTTCCTACAGCATCTAAGTGGATAATTTGGCATTTATGCGTTAGAAGCTGTTGCATAACTGCTAATACTTCTTCTAAAGGTAAAGTCTGATCAATAAAAGCAAAGGCGACTTTATCACTATTTATCTCTTTAGCATAAAGTAACATAGAAATAATACTCGAACTGTTGATAATCAAATTATTTTGCTTTGGAAATCCGCTCCGATAGCGAGTGATTAAGTACAAACTGACCATTACTGCAAGAACAAAATATAAACCACTCCAACTAATAAGTCCATCAGCTTGAAGTCTAGGATAGAAATAAAAGAGAACAGCACTAAAGCAAATAATTACAACAGCTAAGGATATCAGACTATTGATAACAAAGGACTTCTTGCTCTGTCCCATGAATGCAAACTGCGTTGATGAGAAAGAGTTGAGCGGTGTATCATAATTAGTCATTATAATCGTATCTGCCTTTTCTAAATTACCAGATAGTAGATGGATCACAGGAATTTTCTCTAGTAGAACTTGTTTTTCTGTATGAATAAATTTAGTTGGCCAGCCTAAAGCTTTCATTTCTTGTCCTAACATTTGTAAATAGCGAAACTTTTCTTTTTTGTAGAATCGCCGACTTTGAAATATACCAAAACTGGCAATAAGATCCTTCAATTCCATAGTTATTTAGTCCTTCATCCATTTAATGACTTCATTTAAGTTATCTACTTCAAGTAAAACATTGTCTGGTCGTGGTTCAGAAGATTTAGGAAATTCGTTATCAGGCACTAAAATAACCCCAATTCCAGCATTATTCGCGGCTTGAGCTCCCACGATAGAGTCCTCAATAACCAGAGCTTCATCTGCATCAACTTGGTGATAATCCAAATGTTTCAAATAGACTTCCGGATGAGGTTTATTATGCTTCACATCTTGGGCAAATAAAATATGGTCAAAATACTTGCTAATCTCAAAGTGTTCTAGCATTTTATATCCCCTAACATTAGGGGCTGATGACCCTAAGCCAACAGCATCAAATGTCGCCTTACAATAATCCAAAATATCCCTTGCATAGGGCTTTAATTGGACATGATCTTTAGCAATAAATCTAAAAATAAGGTTTCCCGATAGGACCGAACTTCTTTAGCTTTTTCATCACTTCCGCAAATAGCTACTAAACTATCGTGAACATTACGGGCGCTTTGGCCAATCCAGGATGTAACTAGTCCATCTGGCACTTCAATATCAAAGTCATTAAAACTTTGGTGCCAGGCATCATGGTAAACAATTTCACTATTGACCAAAAGACCATCCATATCGAAAATAATGCAATTTTTATGTATTATTGACATTCATTTCATCCTTATTCGCACATTCTATTAATACAAGACGAATGTTATCTTTGAATTTCTGAAATAACATTTTGAGTCGCCTGAAAAGTCATTTGCTCACTTGCTCCAACAGAAGAAGCTGCTGTATGTGTTCCAATAATTAGATTTTCTAAACCTAGTAAAGGTGAATCTTCTAGTGGTTCCTGCTCAAAAGCATCAATTCCAGCACCAAAAATTTGTTTATTAGCTAGTGCTTCATAAAGGTCCTTTTCATTAATAATGCCTCCTCTAGCTGTATTAGTTAATACTAAGTTAGGTTTTGCTATTGCAAAAAGGTCCTTATTAATCAAATAATGAGTATCTTCAGTTAATGGTATATGAATGGAAATAAAATCACATTCTTTAAATATGGTTGTTAAATCTTGGGTAAAGTGAATATTGTTTTCTTTAATATAATCTTTATCTTCATAGATATCATAACCATAGATATCCATAGCAAAGCCCTGAGCGCGTTTAACTGTTTCACGCCCTGTTGCACCTAAGCCAAGTATACCGATTTTTTTGCCGTAAATATCTAGGGCCATTTTCTTAGACCAATCGATTTTTTCTTTAGCTGCATTATTAATCTCAACGACTCTACGAGCAACAGCCATTAATAGAGCGAAATCATAGTCAGCAACTGCACTTGCATTAGCACCTATCGTACGAGTAATGGTAATATCTTTTTCTTTGGCAAGTTCAACATTAATATTATCAATGCCGACTCCATACTTAGCAATAGTTTTCAGCTTAGGTGCATTGTTTATCACATTTTCCGTGATTGGATCGACACCTACAATAATTCCATCTACATCTGAAACTGACTCAATAAGTTTTTCTTCTGTATAGATCGTACCTGTTTCATTAAATATAGGTTCAATATCAGCTTCCTCAAAGAGTTGCACAATTTCTTCTTTATTATATTTAGCAAAGGATCGCGGTGTAATTAATACTTTCGCCATTAGTAATCATCTTCCTCTTCTTCCACTTCATTGTTAACAATTTCAGAAATTGGTTCTTGAATGGATTCTTGACCGCTTGATAAAACCATATTGGTAAGTTCACCAAGACTCAAAGCTGATTTCATGGCATTAGCTTCTAGTAGCATAGGTAAATTCATACCAATAATCACACGGATGTGAATATTTTCTTTCAATAATTCTCGATAAATTTGTAGTGTTGCATTAAAAGGAGAGGCCCCATATAGGTCGACAAAGACTAAGACCCCATCGCCACTATCAAGCGCCTTGATAGACTGGCGAACATCTTCTTTAAAAGTTTCAAAATCTTGACCAGCTACTAAAGAGCAATAATCAATATGTTCATCAACCCCACCGATCAAAGCAAGGCTATCAATCATGCCCTCTGCCATACGTCCATGACTTATTAATAAGAGTCCAACCATTTTATCAACTCCTCTACTCGAATTTATTAGCGACATCTTTTAATTCCACACGAGTGGAGGAAGGAATTGCTTGGAAATAGACTTCTACGTCATAATCATCACGTAATTCTTTGAGCATATCATATTGTTCTTGATTGATTGCTACTTCTTTGATGATCGGTGTTAAACCTGGACGTTGAGGTAAACCTCCAATATTTAATTTTTTAATTGGAACGCCTTCTTTAATAATTTTATACACTGCTTCAATCGTTTTAGTCATGAACAGCACCTTATAGTTGTCATATTGACGGTCCTTCCAATAACGAACGGAACCTTCTTCTTTTAAAACGCGAATTTTTTGTCCGGTTCGTCCGCCAGCACTAATAATGACATTTTTAGCAAAATCATCATGTGCTGAAGGGTCATCTGCTACAAAAATAGCATTGGCTCCAGTCGAATTAACTAAATTAGTGGATACTTGCCCATGAATTAAACGTGCGTCGACTCTTGCTAAAACAACTTCTCCCATAAATTAATCTCCTCCTGATCATTATATTTAAACAAATAAGATAACTTCTCCTAAAGTATACCAACCGCAGCTAGCACACCTAATATTACAGTCAGTCCGATTAGAGCTTTTGTCACATTAAATTCTTTTTTAAGGAAGTAGAAATAGACTCCTGCTACGGTAAGTAAAGGTAATAGACCTGGTAAAATACCATCTAAGATATCCTGAATAACAAACTCTTTTCCAGAAAGAGTAAACTGTAAACTTGAAGAAACCTTTACATAATTACCTGCTAAAATCCCCATCATAAACAATCCTAATATTGACAGGCCGTTAATGATTTTTTGCATAGAGGAGCCCATCACTTCTGAAGCAGCTGAGCGTCCTAGCTTAAAGCCCATTTGAGCAAAGTAAGCACCAATTAAGTATTGATAAGTAGCAAAACAGATAAATGGAATCAGAGCCCCTAGCCCGGACCCTTGTTGTGCCCAAGGAAGACCAATAGCGATGAAAATATACTGAATAGTTCCCGAATCAATCGAGTCTCCGATACCCGCTAAGGCTCCCATTAGCCCTGCTTTTGTGTTATATAATAAGTCATCGGATACAGTAATTTCTTCGCCATTGTGTACCTCTTGAGCCCGAACTTGTTCCATTGAAGCCATGATACCAGTAATGGTACCGCCACCCCAGGATAACTGGGTGTTGAAGAACAATAGGTGGCGTTGATAAGCTGCCGAAAGTTCATCTTTATCTTTATATAATTTTTTCAAAATTGGCATTAAGCCCCACATTAACGCACCAGAGATATAACGGTCAAAAGAATGGGGAATTTCATTAGCAAAATAAAATCGTGTCCATGCTTTATTAACATCTTTTGCAGTAATCACTTCTGGAGCTAATGCACTATCTTTTCTAATTTCATTCATAGCAATCTTCTCCTTCTTAATAGTCATCATCATCTTCGTCAGCGCTTGAACCTGAAACCATACCTGCGGTTGAGCTTCCTTGGGCCATTACGAAGATATAGGCAATTAAAGCACCCAAAATCGCATAAGTAACCATGGTAATCTCTAAGGAACTGAACATTACTGCCATGAAATAAGCCAAGAGGAAGAAAGGAATATAATTTTTCTTACCGATAACATAAACTGTCACAGCAATACCAATGGCTGCTAAACCGCCACCGATAACTTCTAAGATATGGAAAATAATTGTACCTGATGCTGATTCAACGAATGATGCAATTAACGGAGTGCCGAGATACAATGCAATAAACATAAAAGGTACAAAAATTAAGAACGATACTAAAGTTGGTAACCAAATAATAGAAATTGTTAATTTACGGCTATCTGCTTCTTTTGCAGCATTATCCATAAATGACCGCGCAATAAAGGTATTAACAAAGAATCTAAATTGATATAAATAAGAACCTAATAATCCGACTGGAACAGCAATACCAACAGCCGCTTCAGGGCCCATACCACTTAGCAATGCTACAGGTACAGCAATTGCTGCAGCAATACATGGTTCTGATGGCATTTGCCCACCTGGTGAGAATACCCCCATGTAAATTAATTGAATAGCTGCTGTAATCACCATCGCATCAGCAACATTACCAAATACTAAACCACCCACAAAACCTGTCATCAGTGGTGAGAACCTAAGGGTTAACGTGGCACCACCTAAAATTGAACGTGACATAACCATGGCCACCCAAACTGCAATTGCCAAGGCTTGCCACATACTTACAGTAACATCCATATGTCATCCTCCTTTAAATAACTAATTTTTAATTTTCTTTTTTCTTCATAGCATGGCCTCCAAAGCCATTGCGTAATGCAGAGACAACTTTACCATTAAAGGTATCTGACTCTAATGAGCGGTAGCGAGACATTAGAGATGAAGTAATTACTGGAATTGAAACCTGTAAGTCTAAAGCTTCTTCTACAGTCCATTTACCTTCCCCAGATGAATACATGACACCTTCAATTCCTTCGAGCTTAGCATCCTTCTTAAAGGCATCTGCTGCTAATTCCATTAACCAGGAACGAATAACTGAGCCATTATTCCACAAATTAGCAACCGCTTCATAATCATACTCATATTGAGAATGTTCTAAAACATCAAAACCTTCGCCAATAGCAGCCATCATGCCATATTCAATCCCATTATGAATCATTTTGAGATAATGCCCACTACCGGCTTTCCCCGTATATAGGTAGCCACCCTCCCAAGATATTTTTTCAAATACAGGCTCAACAATCTTAAAGGCTTCTTGATCGCCACCAATCATAAAATTACCGCCATTTAGGGCTCCCGACATGCCGCCAGAAGTCCCACAATCAAGAAAATAAATATTATCCTCTTTTAGTTTTTCATAATTAGCTATGGAATCTTTAAAGAAAGAATTGCCACCATCAATGATAAGGTCTCCTGGATCAAGCTTTTGACTAACTTCATCAATTACTGAATTAGTAATATCTCCAGCGGGAACTAATAACCAAACTACTCGCGGCTTAGATAAACCAGCAATCATTTCATCTAAATTTGTAACCCTAGTAAACTTATCATGTGTCAAACCCGGATTGCCTGGGTTTTGATCATAACCGAGAACCTCCACGCCGTGGTTGCTCATATTTTCTGCAAGACTGGCTCCCATTTTGCCTAGTCCAATCATTCCTATTTTCATTTTCTTCTCCTATCAAATTTTTTCTCTAATGTCTGATATTCATTAATCTTAATTTTCGGATTAGTAAGACTGGCTTTACGCTTTAGTGTCTGCCAATACTGTTTAATTAATTTTGTTCTAAAATGAAATCCACTAATAGAAATTGTTTGATAATCATTAGTTTTATTAGCGATTATCGAAATCGTTAAAAAATTATTTTGTGGCGCCAATTGAAGCTGGATAGCATCTTTATAGTAAATGCGTCGATCTTCTTTACAATCTTCTATATAAGAATCATTAATCCGATACAAGGGCTTATGCTCTAAAATTTGTTTAATAATTAAACACATCACAATGACCAATAGTAGGCAAAGAAAGGCTATTAAAGCTTTAACCCATAGATTTAGTGAGAAATAAAGTAACAGTAATATCAAGGCTAGCAAAAATAGACTATAAATAAAAACTGTCATCCAGCCCTTTTTCTGATCATAATAAATTAGTACATCATCATTCATTATTTTGGTGAAACGATGCCTCCAGGTTCTTCTCCGTTGACAACCTTTTGAATATCATCCACACATTTATCTCCCATGCCTTTAATACATTCATAAGTGTAGGCTGAAATGTGAGGGGTTACTAAGATCTTGTCATTAGAAAAGTATGGATGAGAATTATCAGCAGGTTCTTCTTCCATCACATCTGTAGCTAAACCAAGTACAATACCTGCTTCGATAGCGTCAATCACTGCCTCTTCATCAACCAGGGCCCCACGAGCAGTATTAGTAATGTAAACGCCCTTTTTCATTTTTGAAAAGGCTTCTTCATTTAAGATATGGTAGCTATCTTCATCAAGAGAAGCATTTAAGGAAATAATATCTGCTTTCGCTAATAATTCATCTAACTCAACGACTTTTGCCCCATGTTTCTCAACCCATTCTGGATCTACCTTGGGGTCACATACATAGAGATTAGCGTTAAAGCCATATTTTAAGATTTCAGCAACTCGGCTACCAATATTTCCACAGCCGATAACCCCTACATTTTTTCCAGAAAGTTCATGTCCCATAAACTGAGCGCGATCTTTCCATTTGTTATCTTTAGCCGCTTGAGCCGCTGGTAGAGTTTGTCTTACGAGCGCTAATAATTGAGCAACAGCATTTTCTGCCACTGTGTCTCTTTCAACTAAAGGAGGAACTATAGTTACCAAAGTACCGTGTTCCTTGGCTGCATCAAGATCAATATTGTTATAACCAATACCATGTCTAGAAATAATGAGTAATTCATCTTTATTTTCAAAGAATTCTTTAGTAAAGAAAGGAGTTACAGAAGAAATGATTAAATTATAACCATGTAATTTCTCAGCTAGACTTTTCCCATCAATGTCATTATCAAAGCGGAAGGAGTCCACTGGTCCAATTTTTTCTAAAGCTTCAATATGCTCTGGAAACCATTTACCGAAACTACTGGAATTAACCAATGCTATTTTATAATCTGTCATCACACATACCTACCTTTTCTAATTTAATTGTGTCACTAAATGATTTAATGCTTGATTAGCTGATTGACCATTATCTTTTGCTATTTCTTTTTCCGAAATAATAAAGGAACCACCCACAGCAAAGATATTGGGACAACTAAGAAATTCTTGGTAGTTGTTAGAGTTAACGCCTCCAGTTGGTACAAATTTCATGTCATAAAAAGGACCACTTAATGCTTTGATTGCATCTAAGCCACCATAAACATTTGCCGGGAAAAATTTCACAATGTCAATGCCATAATTTTGGGCTCTCATTATTTCAGAAGGAGTTACCGCACCCGGAACAATTGGAATGTCTTTATTTAAACAATATTCAACAACTCTATCTGAAAAACCTGGTGTAACAATAAATTCCGCCCCATTGTCAATAGCGTCTTTGGCTTGATCTAAAGTACGTACCGTTCCAGCTCCAACAATTAACTGTTTAGCTTCAGACAAATACTTAATCGCTTGAGAAGCGAGTTGGCTACGGTAGGTAATTTCGATAAAATGTAGATTATTAGCAAGTAATATTTCTGACATCTTATCTAGAAAATTCATATCATTAACTGTATATAAAGGTAGGAGTTGCTCTTCCCCTAGTTGCTCAACAATGCTTTCACTACTCATAAAATATTACCCCTGTTCTTCTTATAGAAAGACTATACATGTATACGCTTACATAATCATTATACAGAATATTTTTTTATTGTAAACGTTTTAAATAAATTTTTTTTTATTTCTCATTTGAGTTATAATTAATTTTGATAATTAAAATGCTAGAGGAGTACGCTCAATGAAAAACCTTGCCTTTAGAAAAAGAATAAAAACTCATCTTCAACATTTGAGTCAAACAGAAAAGAAGATTGCAACATTTCTTACGACCCATAGCAATGAGCAATTGCTGAATATGACCA
This genomic stretch from Aerococcus mictus harbors:
- a CDS encoding BglG family transcription antiterminator → MAMLIGASDKTIRKYTNFLKSSLKGHGAEIQAKQGNGYQLVITQPVIFAEFRERETKKHADYKIATNVDDNFDRKKYIINKLFLESVILKRNEIEQDLHISSTVVFKLIADIRSLLAEYDISVVNTKKGLEIRGSELKQRQFLIDYFFSRKFNSSFMINLQNTVFDSSINLGEITVIVLDEIRNADLYVSDFVIENSIVHIALMVQRLRNGNTLMRHLLDDLDKQGKNYQVAKNIYDRLVRSFPDIRIPEVEAEYISIHLISRNNKKLSIKNTEVDKEIKTAINNFSELVNGRIQNDSILYKGLVDHFNQLLIRLQNQIEISNPVLRDVEKYYSEELAITKKSFQSIADILDYPINDNEWSYVTLHMIAAMERYSNSQKIRVLIMCATGVGSAQVMKNRLEREFGNALSISKVISYYELDKKVLNEVDLVISSINVDGLYLPVPVINVSVIINDSDIRNIKKFVNIKTDNKRKLSNSDHKYENIQNEYVFYNCFSEDRFIVTHKENINKEKMLSHMIALLEDNPQTNFNEMFLREIKIRETYGPIIFNNILAIPHPTKPLTKDEKIVVAIIKKGLYWDSENPNIRFIFLLSPSITNNKNMRQVSNSLAKIIENKSLEDELLNINNYNDFKNIMLKILSL
- a CDS encoding DUF871 domain-containing protein is translated as MKLGCAIYPEYHDYSTIEKYLTKLKKFGFKRIFISLLQINDAETFTKYQKILEFLNNEDFQVVADVNPDVLNRLGWSEDLIGKLNNYGINIIRLDEAPSLKYLAELTHNNHGVKIELNMSTHPEILRELIEMGADKNNITGSHNFYPKRYTGLSERHFKEMTKFFRDYEVETSAFVNSPCSNEGPWPLAEGLCTLEDHRYKNLNYQINYFKALGNIDNVIVANQFMSEEEMKLLSEAVEKPVTFQAQLLNDISPIEKEIVESMHVYRGDISHYVIRSSNSRVKYANSDIKPIKQSKQVHKGDIMIDNNLYKRYKGELQIALTPFEVSDKTNIVGQIDSDYIPLLENLKPWANFKFDMGNDIK
- a CDS encoding glycoside hydrolase family 1 protein; protein product: MIKFPKDFLWGSSTSGPQSEGREAGDGKGDNIWDYWYKIEPFKFHNEIGPGETSTFYKNYKSDIKLLKKTGHTIFRTSIQWARLFPNGTGDINEEAVKFYKDVFQRVKNEDIQLMVNLYHFDMPMELQKIGGWENREVVYAYQNYAQTCIELFNDYVDYWITFNEPIVHVECGYLNQYHYPCKVDPQAAVQVAYHTQLASSLAVKSAHDFNKNIKIGIVLNLTPAYPRSDHPYDKKAANIAELFQAKSFLDPSVKGEYPRELIELLEEHNLLPSYNKEDLKIISENTVDYLGVNYYQPLRVKAPVNVRNSDAPFSPEYYYDTYEMPGRKFNPYRGWEIYEQGVYDIAINIKNNYGNIPWILTENGMGVEDEDRFRVDGQIQDDYRIEFIQGHLKKLHSAIQEGANCKGYLLWTFIDCWSWLNAYKNRYGLIELDLKTQNRIVKKSGEWFKQLSENNGFEE
- a CDS encoding HAD family hydrolase, which encodes MFRFIAKDHVQLKPYARDILDYCKATFDAVGLGSSAPNVRGYKMLEHFEISKYFDHILFAQDVKHNKPHPEVYLKHLDYHQVDADEALVIEDSIVGAQAANNAGIGVILVPDNEFPKSSEPRPDNVLLEVDNLNEVIKWMKD
- a CDS encoding HAD hydrolase-like protein, which produces MSIIHKNCIIFDMDGLLVNSEIVYHDAWHQSFNDFDIEVPDGLVTSWIGQSARNVHDSLVAICGSDEKAKEVRSYRETLFLDLLLKIMSN
- a CDS encoding phosphoglycerate dehydrogenase; this encodes MAKVLITPRSFAKYNKEEIVQLFEEADIEPIFNETGTIYTEEKLIESVSDVDGIIVGVDPITENVINNAPKLKTIAKYGVGIDNINVELAKEKDITITRTIGANASAVADYDFALLMAVARRVVEINNAAKEKIDWSKKMALDIYGKKIGILGLGATGRETVKRAQGFAMDIYGYDIYEDKDYIKENNIHFTQDLTTIFKECDFISIHIPLTEDTHYLINKDLFAIAKPNLVLTNTARGGIINEKDLYEALANKQIFGAGIDAFEQEPLEDSPLLGLENLIIGTHTAASSVGASEQMTFQATQNVISEIQR
- a CDS encoding PTS sugar transporter subunit IIA, which produces MVGLLLISHGRMAEGMIDSLALIGGVDEHIDYCSLVAGQDFETFKEDVRQSIKALDSGDGVLVFVDLYGASPFNATLQIYRELLKENIHIRVIIGMNLPMLLEANAMKSALSLGELTNMVLSSGQESIQEPISEIVNNEVEEEEDDY
- a CDS encoding PTS system mannose/fructose/N-acetylgalactosamine-transporter subunit IIB, with amino-acid sequence MGEVVLARVDARLIHGQVSTNLVNSTGANAIFVADDPSAHDDFAKNVIISAGGRTGQKIRVLKEEGSVRYWKDRQYDNYKVLFMTKTIEAVYKIIKEGVPIKKLNIGGLPQRPGLTPIIKEVAINQEQYDMLKELRDDYDVEVYFQAIPSSTRVELKDVANKFE